From the genome of Flavobacteriales bacterium:
TAAACCTCGACCCAAAAAACTGGTTAATTATTGAGAACTGGAGCACTAAAGTTGAAAAATACAAAAGCCCCGTTTACAAATTTAAAGTACGTGATAAGGAACTAAGCATTGAAACGCATTCAGAAAGTTTATCGCATTTACAAATACCCAAAGTGGCTTTACCAAAGTACAAAGGTTGGGGCGATGTGTTACGTTGGAGTTTACAAGAAAATGTTCCTGGCGAATTTCCTTATACTGCAGGTTTGTTTCCGTTTAAACGTGAAGGCGAAGACCCAACCCGTATGTTTGCTGGTGAAGGTGGTCCTGAACGAACCAATAAACGTTTCCACTATGTAAGTATTGGTATGCCTGCCAAACGACTTTCAACTGCTTTTGATTCGGTAACACTTTACGGTAACGACCCCGATTTACGACCAGACATTTACGGCAAAATTGGTAATGCTGGTGTTTCCATTTGTTGTTTAGACGATTTAAAAAAACTCTATTCGGGTTTTGATTTATCGCACCACATGACTTCGGTAAGCATGACCATAAACGGACCAGCACCAATGTTGTTGGCCTTTTTTATGAATGCTGCCATCGATCAAAATTGTGAGAAATACATCAAAGAACATGGCTTAGAAAAAGAAATTGAAGCTAAAATAGAAGCCATATACAAGACCAAAGGCGTTAAACGACCATCGTACCAAGGCGGATTGCCTGAGGGTAACAACGGTTTAGGTTTAATGTTGTTGGGAGTTACTGGCGACCAAGTGTTGCCTGCCGATGTGTACAACAAAATTAAAGCAGAAACACTTGCTATTGTTAGAGGAACTGTACAAGCCGATATTTTAAAAGAAGACCAAGCACAAAATACGTGTATATTTTCTACCGAATTTGCCTTACGTTTAATGGGCGATGTTCAAGAATACTTTATTGCCAAAAGCGTACGTAATTTTTACTCGGTTTCTATTTCGGGTTACCACATTGCTGAGGCAGGTGCCAACCCAATTACCCAATTGGCATTAACTTTAGCCAACGGTTTCACTTATGTAGAGTACTACTTAAGCCGAGGTATGGACATCAACGCCTTTGGACCAAACCTTTCGTTTTTCTTTAGCAACGGTATTGATCCTGAATATGCAGTTATTGGACGTGTTGCCAGAAGAATTTGGGCAAAAGCGATGGCAAAAAAATACGGTGCCGATGCTCGTTCGCAAATGTTAAAATACCACATACAAACCAGCGGACGTAGTTTACATGCCCAGGAAATTGATTTTAACGACATTAGAACAACCCTACAAGCTTTGTATGCGATTTACGACAACTGTAACTCACTACACACCAATGCTTACGACGAAGCCATTACCACACCTACAGAAGAAAGTGTTAGACGTGCCATGGCGATACAATTAATTATAAACCGTGAGTTAGGGTTGGCGAAGAACGAAAACCCTTTACAAGGCTCGTTTATAATTGAAGAACTAACCGACTTGGTAGAAGAAGCTGTACTTACCGAATTTGACCGTATTAACGAACGTGGTGGTGTATTAGGTGCCATGGAAACCATGTACCAACGTAGCAAAATACAAGAAGAAAGCTTGTATTACGAAACCTTAAAACACAACGGCGAGTTCCCTATTATTGGAGTAAATACCTTTTTGAGCAGCAAAGGCTCACCAACAGTTTTACCAAAAGAGGTAATACGTGCTACCGAAGAGGAAAAACAATACCAGATAAGCATGTTGAGTGAATTGCACAAAGGCAACGCCAACAAAGTTGCTGAAGAGCTGGAGAAAGTACAACAAGCTGCCATTAACAACAAAAACATTTTTGAGCACTTAATGGAAGCCAGCAAATATTGTAGTTTGGGGCAAATTACCAATGCCTTGTTTATGGTGGGCGGACAGTATAGAAGAAACATGTAGGAGCCTCCCCTAACCCCTCCGAAGGAGGGGGACTTCCAACACACAAGCCAATTCAATACTACTCTTTTCTCCTCTTGAGAGGAGAAAGATGTTGTTCGAAGCTGCAATTTGCAGCAAGAATACAACATCAGAGGTGTGTTTTTAGATATAAATGAAATAAAGGTTTTTATTTGTTATTATAATATTTACCACGAGTTAAAAACTCGCGGTGGCTTGGGGTAGCTTAGGGCAAATTACCAACGCCTTATTTATGGTTGGTGGACAGTATAGGAGGAATATGTAGCAACAAGCCGTTGCTGGCAATTATTTTTAAATTTCATCAAAAGAATTAGTGTTATTATATATACTATTTCTTCATTTTTTTTTCAAAAAATTGGTCAAAAACACTCTCGTAATTTTCACTCTGACTAGTCAAAATCGTGTCTTTGGTAGTATTCAATTTATTCGAATTAAGAAGAGCTTTATATAATTTATCATGTTTAGTTTTACTAATACTATGAATGTACCAATCAATGTCCTTACAACCTTTATTTTGGTATATGCACTGATAAGTATATGCTAAAGCAAATCTATAATTACCAACTTCAGTTTTTGATAATATTTCATCTGCCCTCTCGTACATTATTATTGCATTATCAAATTGCATGTTTTTTAAATAACGATCACCTTCTTTAATATTTTCATAATATTTCATAAGTAGTTTCCCTTCATTTACAGGTAATTCAGCTTCAATTACTGGCCAAAACTTATAGCAACAAAAAACAATAAAGGGACTTATAATAAATAGAATAATTAACGCCTTCAGTCTATCTATCAAGTTTTGCTTTCTTACCTTTTCTCTCACTGCTCGTAACTCTTCTTTGGTTGCTTGATGGAAGTTAATTTTCAACTTCTCAGAAGCCATAGTCAATTTAGCTTTAGCCTTAAAGTACGCTCTTCTATTACCTAGAATAGCCCTATTGTTTTTTATTGTAGCAATCATTGCTGCTACACTTCCTCCCCAACTCATTGAATATCAAATTTAATTATCATCGATTTAAAGTTAATTAATAAAATCATCATTGCGGAAAAATGAAGGAACGAAATTTTATCCGCAATCTTTAGATGTAGATTATTGAAATACCACAAAACTTGCTTTTTTTGTCATCTCGACCTTGTGGAGAGATCTTCTAATTTTAATATCTACAATCCTAAAAAAGATTTATCCCTCCGCTATCGCGAGTTTAGTAAAACGTAACTCGTGATTTACCCATAACAAAAACAGATTCCATATCAAGCACGAAATCACGGTACTGAAACGGAACAAAAGTAGAGACGGACGATTGTCCGTCTAAAATATTGTTTGAAAAAAGACGGATAATCATCCGTCTCTACGTGTTACTCGTTTGTGAGAACACAAACGTTGGTATAAAAATTAATTGTTTTTAATTTTCATCAATTTAAAGTTAAATAAAAAAAGCAACCTTATAATAGTTTCTTTACTAAATTGTAATCCTCATTTTCTATTTTTAGTTACATTTATTCTATAATTTCCGTGCAATGAAAAAATACCTTGTCATTTTCGCTATAATGATTTATAGAACAATAGCATTTTCGCAAGACAACTCTTCTGTTCGCTTTGTTTGGGACACTAACGACATAAGTACCTTTGATACACTTGGTTATGAAGGCGATGAAGTAATGTTACAAACCGAATTAATGCTTGTAGATGAGATTAATGGTGAAGATACCGTTTATGCACAAGTTAAAAACCTTGAAGAATATGTAATAACGATAACTGTTAAAGAAAAAAGAGTATCGTATATTAATAAACCCATACATCAGTTTACAGTATTTCACTTTAGGTACAATTACACGTACGAAATTGTATATAGCGTTAAAGGTTATTATTCTAAAAAA
Proteins encoded in this window:
- a CDS encoding methylmalonyl-CoA mutase; the protein is NLDPKNWLIIENWSTKVEKYKSPVYKFKVRDKELSIETHSESLSHLQIPKVALPKYKGWGDVLRWSLQENVPGEFPYTAGLFPFKREGEDPTRMFAGEGGPERTNKRFHYVSIGMPAKRLSTAFDSVTLYGNDPDLRPDIYGKIGNAGVSICCLDDLKKLYSGFDLSHHMTSVSMTINGPAPMLLAFFMNAAIDQNCEKYIKEHGLEKEIEAKIEAIYKTKGVKRPSYQGGLPEGNNGLGLMLLGVTGDQVLPADVYNKIKAETLAIVRGTVQADILKEDQAQNTCIFSTEFALRLMGDVQEYFIAKSVRNFYSVSISGYHIAEAGANPITQLALTLANGFTYVEYYLSRGMDINAFGPNLSFFFSNGIDPEYAVIGRVARRIWAKAMAKKYGADARSQMLKYHIQTSGRSLHAQEIDFNDIRTTLQALYAIYDNCNSLHTNAYDEAITTPTEESVRRAMAIQLIINRELGLAKNENPLQGSFIIEELTDLVEEAVLTEFDRINERGGVLGAMETMYQRSKIQEESLYYETLKHNGEFPIIGVNTFLSSKGSPTVLPKEVIRATEEEKQYQISMLSELHKGNANKVAEELEKVQQAAINNKNIFEHLMEASKYCSLGQITNALFMVGGQYRRNM